The Leptolyngbya subtilissima AS-A7 genome includes a region encoding these proteins:
- a CDS encoding M48 family metallopeptidase, with product MRRLQRFVTALLASFLGAVLFSQGLGLGVSPGFAAEPAGVVAEPMATAQASAEDALLVDPVARPENTLPTPFPEQPDGTLKLPPKEPEIPEIPGTGSETVPTAADIDADSTVGRALLLSGLSPEVAKRSEILIEADRLYQAGNHDDAELLYRAAKDPEWLAETGPELAIAPLTDPAELPPAGQVYWREAQAGAASEFPNRVLVPLELLVENYPEFLPGQALYARYLVQHDRADEAARVLDGAIARYPYNPDLLKAQAEVQMAREQWIEAAITANQFAVLNPEHPEAEAMSTLARQNLDRFRGETNQTLTHNLISNIVTGAAGYILTGGLLGPFSALNSGILLMQGESGLGNQVAEQVKRQLPIVDDPEIRAYVNNMGQRLAALAGRDEFDYTFEVIMDDSLNAFALPGGKIFLNAGAITKSHSEAELAGLVGHELAHAVLSHSFQMVTQGNLTASLASFIPIPEVANIAAGLVVSSYSRDMERQSDILGTKLLATSRYAADGLHNLMITLENEFGNQGVTWFASHPNPGDRVSYLKQLVDQGGFNRYAYEGVETHLKMRYKMNQLITQYKLEQGIPEDEPIQDRRR from the coding sequence ATGCGGCGATTGCAGCGGTTTGTGACAGCATTACTGGCCAGTTTCTTGGGGGCGGTGCTGTTTAGCCAGGGGCTTGGCCTGGGGGTATCTCCAGGATTTGCGGCAGAGCCTGCTGGAGTGGTGGCGGAACCAATGGCAACGGCACAGGCCAGTGCTGAGGATGCGCTGCTGGTGGACCCGGTCGCGCGGCCCGAAAATACGCTGCCTACTCCCTTCCCAGAGCAGCCTGACGGCACCCTGAAGCTGCCGCCCAAAGAACCCGAAATTCCTGAAATTCCTGGGACTGGCTCTGAGACGGTTCCGACAGCCGCAGATATTGATGCCGATTCGACCGTAGGGCGGGCGCTGCTGCTATCTGGCCTTTCGCCAGAGGTGGCCAAGCGCAGCGAGATCTTGATCGAGGCCGATCGCCTCTACCAAGCGGGCAATCACGACGATGCTGAACTCCTCTATCGGGCCGCCAAAGACCCAGAATGGTTGGCAGAAACGGGGCCAGAGCTGGCGATCGCTCCCCTCACCGACCCCGCTGAGCTACCGCCCGCCGGGCAGGTCTACTGGCGTGAGGCCCAGGCCGGAGCCGCGTCCGAGTTCCCCAATCGGGTGCTGGTTCCCCTAGAGCTACTGGTGGAAAACTACCCCGAGTTTTTGCCGGGGCAGGCCCTCTACGCCCGCTACCTGGTGCAGCATGATCGGGCTGACGAGGCGGCTCGGGTATTGGATGGGGCGATCGCCCGCTATCCCTACAACCCCGACTTGCTTAAGGCCCAGGCCGAGGTGCAGATGGCCCGCGAACAGTGGATTGAAGCTGCCATTACCGCCAACCAGTTCGCCGTTCTCAACCCCGAGCACCCCGAAGCTGAAGCCATGAGCACCCTGGCCCGGCAGAACCTCGATCGCTTCCGTGGCGAGACGAACCAGACCCTGACCCACAATTTGATATCAAACATTGTCACTGGGGCGGCCGGTTACATTCTCACCGGAGGGCTGCTAGGGCCGTTTAGCGCGCTCAATTCCGGCATTTTGCTCATGCAGGGCGAAAGCGGTCTGGGCAATCAGGTGGCCGAGCAGGTGAAGCGACAGCTGCCCATTGTCGATGACCCTGAGATTCGTGCCTACGTGAATAACATGGGCCAGCGGCTAGCCGCCCTGGCCGGCCGCGACGAGTTTGATTATACGTTTGAGGTCATCATGGATGACAGCCTCAACGCCTTTGCCCTGCCTGGCGGCAAAATTTTCTTGAATGCTGGAGCGATCACCAAAAGCCACTCCGAAGCCGAACTGGCCGGTTTGGTTGGCCATGAACTGGCCCATGCGGTGCTCTCCCACAGTTTTCAGATGGTGACCCAGGGCAACCTTACCGCCAGCTTGGCCTCTTTTATTCCCATTCCTGAGGTGGCCAACATCGCTGCTGGGCTGGTGGTGTCGAGCTACTCCCGCGACATGGAGCGCCAGTCAGACATTTTGGGCACCAAGCTGCTGGCCACCAGCCGCTACGCCGCTGATGGGCTGCACAATCTGATGATTACCCTCGAAAACGAGTTCGGCAACCAGGGCGTGACCTGGTTTGCCTCGCACCCCAATCCGGGCGATCGCGTTAGCTACCTCAAGCAGCTGGTCGACCAGGGCGGCTTCAACCGCTACGCCTACGAAGGGGTCGAAACTCACCTAAAGATGCGCTACAAAATGAACCAGCTAATCACCCAGTACAAGCTGGAGCAAGGCATTCCAGAAGATGAACCGATTCAGGATAGGCGGCGCTAA
- a CDS encoding E3 ubiquitin ligase family protein — translation MAIAGIIFIIAGAVLGWVQNRQQGRCRQLKLAHACQAADLEATATAVSKEIGGGDWRDYVWLWGTVKTATPLTSEFKEVPCVCYTSTVVREYEETVREKDSDGKVTTRTQRSSETISEHSQRIPFDLVDPSGQVRVDPEDAKIEAVEVLDEFRPGNPAGGMLSFGPFSLALGEDSISGPRRTLGYRYRETVMPLDRPLLVVGMASDRTGTIAIEKPAQDDQPYIITLKSHEAITKSVDQSAKIAFWSMVGCFGVGVVLLLAEVVG, via the coding sequence ATGGCGATCGCAGGCATTATTTTCATTATCGCTGGGGCCGTGCTCGGGTGGGTGCAAAACCGCCAGCAGGGCCGCTGTCGTCAGCTCAAACTGGCTCATGCCTGTCAGGCGGCAGACCTAGAGGCTACCGCTACTGCCGTTTCTAAGGAAATTGGCGGCGGCGACTGGCGCGACTATGTGTGGCTGTGGGGCACCGTCAAAACGGCCACACCTCTCACTTCAGAATTTAAAGAGGTTCCCTGCGTTTGCTACACCAGCACCGTGGTGCGCGAGTACGAAGAAACCGTACGCGAAAAAGACAGTGACGGCAAAGTTACGACTCGCACCCAGCGGAGCTCAGAAACCATCAGCGAGCACAGTCAGCGTATTCCCTTCGACCTGGTAGATCCGTCGGGGCAGGTGCGCGTGGATCCTGAAGATGCCAAGATCGAGGCGGTGGAGGTGCTGGACGAATTTCGACCGGGCAACCCTGCTGGAGGCATGCTCTCCTTTGGACCATTCTCGCTGGCTCTAGGGGAAGACAGTATCAGCGGCCCTCGCCGCACCCTGGGCTACCGCTATCGGGAGACCGTTATGCCGCTCGATCGGCCTTTGCTGGTGGTGGGCATGGCGAGCGATCGCACCGGCACTATCGCCATTGAAAAGCCTGCCCAGGACGACCAACCCTACATCATCACGCTGAAATCCCACGAGGCCATTACCAAGAGCGTCGATCAAAGCGCCAAAATTGCCTTTTGGTCAATGGTGGGGTGCTTTGGGGTGGGGGTGGTGCTGCTGCTGGCAGAGGTCGTGGGGTGA
- the acsF gene encoding magnesium-protoporphyrin IX monomethyl ester (oxidative) cyclase, with protein MVDSLKKPEFQEIRPGVKSPAKDTILTPRFYTTDFDEMAAMDISVNEDELLAILEEFRADYNRHHFVRSDVFDKSWDSISGETRQMFVEFLERSCTAEFSGFLLYKELGRRLKGKNPVLAECFELMSRDEARHAGFLNKAMSDFNLQLDLGFLTKSKDYTFFKPKFIFYATYLSEKIGYWRYITIFRHLESHPENEIYPIFRFFENWCQDENRHGDFFSALMKAQPEILNDWKAKLWCRFFLLSVFATMYLNDLQRSGFYASLGLNARDYDIEVIEKTNETAGRVFPVTLNVNHPSFFKRLDVAAAANDKLAKVSASNQPKPVQLLQKLPHIATIGWQLVQLYFLKPIDTIAVRGQVR; from the coding sequence ATGGTAGATTCCCTTAAAAAGCCTGAATTTCAAGAGATTCGCCCAGGGGTAAAGTCTCCCGCCAAAGACACCATTCTCACCCCTCGGTTTTACACCACCGACTTTGACGAGATGGCCGCCATGGACATCTCGGTCAACGAAGACGAGCTACTCGCCATCCTCGAAGAATTTCGGGCTGACTACAACCGCCACCACTTCGTGCGCAGTGATGTCTTTGACAAGTCCTGGGACTCGATCAGTGGCGAGACCCGGCAAATGTTTGTGGAATTTCTAGAGCGCTCCTGCACCGCTGAGTTCTCGGGCTTTTTGCTCTACAAAGAACTGGGCCGCCGCCTCAAGGGCAAGAATCCTGTGCTGGCCGAGTGCTTTGAGCTGATGTCGCGCGATGAAGCGCGCCACGCGGGCTTTCTCAACAAGGCCATGTCTGACTTCAACCTACAGTTAGACCTGGGCTTTTTGACCAAGAGCAAAGACTACACCTTCTTTAAGCCCAAGTTCATCTTCTACGCCACTTACCTGTCTGAGAAGATTGGCTACTGGCGCTACATCACCATCTTCCGCCACCTCGAGTCTCACCCCGAGAACGAGATTTACCCCATCTTCCGCTTCTTTGAGAACTGGTGCCAGGACGAAAACCGCCACGGCGACTTCTTCTCGGCCCTGATGAAGGCTCAGCCCGAAATCCTCAACGACTGGAAGGCCAAGCTGTGGTGCCGCTTCTTCCTGCTGTCGGTGTTTGCCACCATGTACCTCAACGACCTCCAGCGCAGCGGCTTCTACGCCTCCCTAGGGCTCAATGCTCGTGATTACGACATTGAGGTGATTGAGAAGACCAACGAAACCGCTGGGCGCGTCTTCCCAGTGACGCTAAACGTCAACCACCCCAGCTTCTTTAAGCGGTTGGATGTGGCAGCGGCAGCGAACGACAAACTGGCTAAAGTTTCGGCCTCTAACCAGCCCAAGCCTGTGCAGCTGCTGCAAAAGCTACCCCACATTGCCACCATTGGTTGGCAGCTGGTGCAGCTTTACTTCCTCAAGCCCATCGATACCATTGCCGTCCGCGGTCAGGTGCGCTAG